GGTCGAGCATCGCGGTTGAGGATCACGCTTCGGTCGAGGTCGGAAGCGTCACGGCGCGGTGTTTCGGTTTCAGCCCCGGGACTCGCGTCGCCGTGGACGGTAGCTGTCGATCACCTCGTCCAGCGGATACCGGTGGTGCTCGGTCAGGTAGCTGTCGAGCAGTCCCGCGTCCCGTTCGGAGAGCCCGACCAGCGGTCGGCGTAGTCGGATGCTCCAGCTTTTCGCCATCCCGTCGAACAGCTCCAGCTCACCCACGATCGGGGAAAGCTCCACGCCACCGGGCCAGAGCGGGAGTTCGGCGATACGCAGCTCGCAGCCCACCGGGTAGCTGCGACCCCCGATCTCGACCGGTTCGTCCAGTTCGGCCACGGTGGAGCGAACCTCGCCGGTGGTGACCACCCTGCCCCGGTCCCGCGTGGGGTTTCCGAAGCAGCCGCGCGTGGTGTACAGGTAAAGCCGGTCGCCCGGGGCGAGTGCGCGCACTTCGGCGCGGTCGAAGTCCGGAAACGCCATCCGCTGTTGCCGCAGCACCCAGTCGAGCGCTCGCCGGTCGCCGATGACGAGCAGATAGTTCGCCATGCGGGCAGCGTAGAACTCTGTACGGAACGAGCCGGTGCCCGCCCATTGGTGGGCGAGCGGGCGGTTCGGCACGGCAGTGTCGAACCGCCCAGCGGAGAACCACCACGCACGTGGTCGGCATTGTCGAGTGGGCCCGTACTAAAAGCGAGTCGACGAACTCCCGCTAGTTCTCCGGAACGAGTTCGGAACGCTTGCCGTGCCACGACACGTAGAGTTCCTCCCGCGCGCGGGAGCCCGACACGTACAGCAGGTTGCGCTCCCTTGCCCACGCGGCGGGCAGTTCGTCCTCGGCGACTTCCCTGATGAACGACGGTGGGAAGTCCTTATCGCTGAGACCGACAATGGCCACGGCCCGGAACTCCAGTCCTTTCGCGCGGTGCATCGTCATCACGCGGACTTGGTTTCCCAGCTTGCTCTCGTCGGTGCTGGCCGCGATTTTCGCCATCGGGACGGCCGCCTCTTCCAGGGCCTCGCCGATGTTGCCGGTCTGCATGTGTTCCCGCGCGATGACGGCCATCTCCGACCAGGGGATGCCGGATTCGTACCAGGACCGCAGCCGGCGGATCAGCCCGGTCTTCTCCTCCGCCCAGTTGTCGTAGCCCCGCGGCACCGGGTCGGGACCGACGAACTCGGAGCGCGCTCCGGTCAGGGACTCCTCGTCCCCGTCGAGGTCGTCGACCGTCGGACCGTAGGCCACCTGGATCGACCAGTTCAGTATCTGCTTGGAGGTGCGGTAGTTGACCGTGAGCCGCCGCGAACGACCTCGGGTCTCGATGCCCAGGCGGGAGAGCACCACCTGCCTGCCGTAGATGCGCTGGTGCGCGTCGCCGACGATGAACAGGTCGTCGTTGCCCTTGCTGATCAGTGATCGGATGAGCGACCAGTGCACCGGATGTAGGTCCTGCGCCTCGTCGACGATCGCGTGCCGATAGTGCGACAACGCCGATTCGGCCGAACGCTGCGACTCGCCCGATCGCCCGTCGGACAGCTGCGCCGCGATCGCCGCCGCACGCGCGGAGGCCTGCGTGAACGTGGTCAGGTTCTGGGCGTTGAGGGTCTGGGTGAACCTTTCGAAGATCGCCCATAGCTCTGCCCGCTGCGGACGCGAGATCCGTTTGCCGCGTCCACTGCGGGAGGTCTTCAGGTACTCGGAGCGTTCCGTGAGCCCCTGCGCGAGTACCACCTCGGACCACTCGCTGCGCAGGAAGTCGATGTCCCAGTTCTCCTCGGCCTGGTCACGCGCCTGCCGCCATACCTGTTTGATCGTCTCCTCGTTCTCGCCGAGCATCCTGGGCTTCGCGCCGTTGTCCTCGCCCGTGGCGAGCACGCGCTGCGCGAGCGCGTCGATGTGGAGCACTTCGACCCGGTTCAGGATGTCGGAACCGGCGAGTTCGACGAGCTGGGACTTGATGTCGCGCGCGAG
This portion of the Actinopolyspora lacussalsi genome encodes:
- a CDS encoding superfamily I DNA/RNA helicase/mRNA-degrading endonuclease RelE of RelBE toxin-antitoxin system (product_source=COG0210/COG2026; cath_funfam=3.40.50.300; cog=COG0210,COG2026; pfam=PF00580,PF13361; superfamily=143011,52540); amino-acid sequence: MSTRVVISDLFEGSYKELENSIKNKVLDFIVKLQTNPDLPGLNIKTPQGVTDKRIKTGKVSDFWRAVLIELPESCGYVMVAVKPHDDAYTYAGKLRFGVNEVTGALEVVNEAALNEAVSHASSSGSRQARPMPILRHVKAGELREFGVDEEIATRLVAITDENELLSIAEELPGVQGKAVIDLAAGRTPEDAWKDLVIEQENEIDTDDVLTALERPLSRVDFTDGRDIDELRAILEDDFKAWRVWLHPLQRKLAYHDGWRGPYRVTGGAGTGKTVTAIHRARHLAQRLESEGSESKILFTTFTKNLARDIKSQLVELAGSDILNRVEVLHIDALAQRVLATGEDNGAKPRMLGENEETIKQVWRQARDQAEENWDIDFLRSEWSEVVLAQGLTERSEYLKTSRSGRGKRISRPQRAELWAIFERFTQTLNAQNLTTFTQASARAAAIAAQLSDGRSGESQRSAESALSHYRHAIVDEAQDLHPVHWSLIRSLISKGNDDLFIVGDAHQRIYGRQVVLSRLGIETRGRSRRLTVNYRTSKQILNWSIQVAYGPTVDDLDGDEESLTGARSEFVGPDPVPRGYDNWAEEKTGLIRRLRSWYESGIPWSEMAVIAREHMQTGNIGEALEEAAVPMAKIAASTDESKLGNQVRVMTMHRAKGLEFRAVAIVGLSDKDFPPSFIREVAEDELPAAWARERNLLYVSGSRAREELYVSWHGKRSELVPEN
- a CDS encoding hypothetical protein (product_source=Hypo-rule applied; cath_funfam=3.10.590.10; superfamily=88697); the protein is MANYLLVIGDRRALDWVLRQQRMAFPDFDRAEVRALAPGDRLYLYTTRGCFGNPTRDRGRVVTTGEVRSTVAELDEPVEIGGRSYPVGCELRIAELPLWPGGVELSPIVGELELFDGMAKSWSIRLRRPLVGLSERDAGLLDSYLTEHHRYPLDEVIDSYRPRRRESRG